The genome window TATAAGTTTAAAACACAAGCCACTGAATTCGTATATGTCTTTCTTAATGaatttgattgattttcttgTATTGGTTACGAAGGTTCAATCCACACCAGCTGAACTCGAGGTGAAAATGGCACCAGAGGCACCAAAAATTGAGGAAACTTCACCAGTCTCAGAAGAGATAGTTGCACCATCAGGGATAGAAACCGTTATTCCAGTTGAAGAAAAAGCAGCAGCCCCGGTGGTGGAAGAGACCGCGGCCGAAACAACACCAGCATTAGCAGAAGAAACTGCTCTTGTTGAAGAGCAAGTTGTCCCTGTCACTGCTGCTGAAGAGGCCGTTACTGACGAGAAAACGGAGGATTCTGGTGTAGCAGAGGAGGTAGTAGCTGAAGAAGCTGAAGCA of Capsicum annuum cultivar UCD-10X-F1 unplaced genomic scaffold, UCD10Xv1.1 ctg5890, whole genome shotgun sequence contains these proteins:
- the LOC124893404 gene encoding uncharacterized protein LOC124893404, whose product is MSFLMNLIDFLVLVTKVQSTPAELEVKMAPEAPKIEETSPVSEEIVAPSGIETVIPVEEKAAAPVVEETAAETTPALAEETALVEEQVVPVTAAEEAVTDEKTEDSGVAEEVVAEEAEAKTETVAEVVGKLSGQNVLVKYQV